The genome window CGTAAATGACTCGTTCTAGTTGCAACAGAGTGCCTAATTCCTCCACCGTGGTTTGCAAAATTTGGTCGAGGTCGAGAGACGCACGAATCCGCTCAGTCAGTCGATTTAGGAGGGCTTCTCGTTCAGCCAGAGCACGAGTTTGCTCTAAAGAGAAGACTTGCCATAACGCTGTAATAGTAGCAATGGCTAAGAGTCCCCCCAAGACTGACGCTAATAGATTGAGTGCCCGTAACTTGGATTCTATAATCTCGTGCGGAATCACCAATGCGATCGACCAGTCAGCTTGGTGTAGGGGGAAGTAGGCAACATAGACCCATTTTCCCTCCATTTTTACCCGCGAAATCCCGCTATGCTTATATACCATCTGGCGGGCGACTTTTGCCAAGTCAGGGTCTTTTGCCTGTAGAAAACTGGGTGTTGGTTGATCGAGATTGCCCTCTAAACTCTTATTAGGATGGACAATTGGCATTCCTTCAGAACTAAGAGCAAAGGCATAACTCCCAGAGCCATATTTCAGATTCTCCACCACGCGAGTCACTCGCTCTAAACGAATATTGGCATTGATTAGCCCAATGGGCTGTTTGGCAGTGGCATTTGACCGGATGGGGGCAACAATCGGAATGACAACGTGCCTAAGGCTGCGAGAAATGACGGGATCGCCCACATATACTTGCCCAGCCATTCCCTTTTGAAAGTATTTGCGGTCTTTTACATTCACTGTTGCTCGACCCACTTTGGTGGTGTAAAACGAACCATCAGGGTTGACGAGGGAAAAATTGTAGAAGTCCAAGGCATGTTCTACTTCGGATTTTAAATAGGGTTGTACCACCGACCAATTTTTTGTCTGTGCCGTGGGAGTATTGGCGATCGCTTCTACCCTAACCTTCTGGATGGCTAGCCATTCATCGATTTCATCACTCCTTCGCTGAACCTTCAACAGAGCATTTTGCTTTAAATTGTCTAGAATCAGTCCACGCACAACAGAGTAGCTGATTAGGGCAGTTGCGCTCACCACAACAGTTGTTGTGCTGATCACGAGCAGCATAACGAATTTGCGAGGTTGCCATTGTTGCCGAACGCCAAGCCTTCCTAAACGAGTCAACTCCTGCCACTTTGACATCGTCAAGCTCCTTCTGGGCTAAGATTTTGTTGAGCATCAAAGATGTCACACCCGACTTATTTCCTGCACCTATTTGACGGCAATTCTGATATGTGTTAAACCTTTCAACACTCATGCCGTAGCTAAAAGCAAGCCGGACTATATAAAGTCTCTTCTTACTAAAGTAATCGGTTTAAGCGATATAGGGTGAGCAGGGGTTAGGGCTGAGGATGCGACTGTCCAACCAATTGAGCAAATTTCCGCAAGGCTGCTGCATATTGATCACCCGCCACCCACATCAAATCATTGTGACTGGCTTCATCGACCCACAATGAGAATTTAGGTTCATTCGCCGCCGCCAACAGTTTTTGTCCATGCTGGAAGGGAATAATTTCGTCGGCTTTTCCATGCATAATCAGTACCGGACATTTCACTTTTTTGATTTTGTTGAGGTTAGAGAATTTATCAAAAGGCAGGAGGGGAAACGGGATCACCACTCGAAACGCTGAGGTAAAGCTGCTTTCCATAATTAACCCTGCCAATGGTTGGCGTGACGCTAAATCAACCGCTGAGCCACCTCCGACGGAACGTCCAAATGCAATAATCTTTTGTGCGGGTACGCCCAGTTGCTGAATCAAATAATTGTAGACGGTTTCAATATCTCGATAGGCATGGCGTTCTGAGGGCTTACCCTCGCTGGTACCATACCCCCGATAATCGTAAGCAAACACACTAAACCCTATTTTTTGCAGGGATTGCAACACAGGCTGGATATCTCCTAAGTCTTCAGCATTCCCGTGAATATACACAATGGTGTATTGAGATGCCGGATTCGGAAGATAAACTGCTGAAAGCTGGATCTGATCGTGAGTCGTCACCTTGAGAATGTCGCTGGTGTCGGAATAGCTGGAGGGTTGAGGCAAAAAGATCTTGCCGTCGGCAAAGAAAAAGACATAAAGGCAAAAAAACGTGTAAATGAAGATGAGGGAGCGTATCAGTCGTTTGAAGGTAAATTCACCCCATAGCAATCGTTGGAGGGTTTGTTTATCCATAGGTAGGCAGGACGATAGATCACAAGTAAGCGGTCAGTATAACCGGAAGCTTAACCAGGGGGTTGGGGTACTTGCCTCTCGACGGACTAGTTTATGGGGGAAATCTGCAAGCTTTAGCGTATTGCCAATAACGGCTTGGGTTTGTCACAATCCGTTAGCTTAGTTTTGAACTCCCACGGGTGAGAAGTTGTAAACTTAGCTCTGCTGTTCTGCTGTGTAGTGAGGATGTGAGATGACATTGGAATATCCT of Microcoleus sp. AS-A8 contains these proteins:
- a CDS encoding alpha/beta hydrolase; its protein translation is MDKQTLQRLLWGEFTFKRLIRSLIFIYTFFCLYVFFFADGKIFLPQPSSYSDTSDILKVTTHDQIQLSAVYLPNPASQYTIVYIHGNAEDLGDIQPVLQSLQKIGFSVFAYDYRGYGTSEGKPSERHAYRDIETVYNYLIQQLGVPAQKIIAFGRSVGGGSAVDLASRQPLAGLIMESSFTSAFRVVIPFPLLPFDKFSNLNKIKKVKCPVLIMHGKADEIIPFQHGQKLLAAANEPKFSLWVDEASHNDLMWVAGDQYAAALRKFAQLVGQSHPQP